One Dialister invisus DSM 15470 genomic region harbors:
- a CDS encoding ABC transporter ATP-binding protein — protein sequence MSDLVLQLKQINKYFGRSHVIKDVNIDFEKGHFVTFLGPSGCGKTTLLRMVAGFYEPDDGEILLNGKRIERIPPYSRNTAMVFQEYALFPHMNVFDNVSYGLRVKNRPKEEIERRVKEALDLMQLKGMEDRFPNQMSGGQQQRVAVARALVMNPEVLLLDEPLSNLDAKLRESVRVELRDIQKKMGLSTIYVTHDQSEALSMSDMIVVLKGGVVHQTGSPQEIYFEPKTPFVADFIGTTNLLSVKGLGENTVSYGNDRIPTTKSVNAGQEYCLSIRPECLKLVKEAVDGQVNVKVTIQNKMFLGEKIRYFVNDSLGKEWIIDIYDPGRAILEGEAYAAFPFEKAWLIEDLTD from the coding sequence ATGTCAGACTTAGTATTGCAGCTGAAACAGATCAATAAATATTTCGGTCGGAGCCATGTCATCAAAGACGTGAACATTGATTTTGAAAAGGGGCATTTCGTTACATTCCTCGGGCCGTCAGGCTGCGGTAAGACCACGCTTCTCCGCATGGTGGCAGGTTTCTATGAGCCGGATGACGGGGAAATACTTCTCAACGGCAAACGAATCGAAAGGATTCCTCCTTACAGCAGAAATACGGCCATGGTATTTCAGGAATATGCCCTCTTTCCGCATATGAACGTTTTTGATAATGTTTCCTATGGACTTCGTGTGAAGAACCGTCCGAAAGAGGAAATAGAAAGACGTGTCAAAGAAGCGCTTGATCTCATGCAGCTCAAAGGCATGGAGGACCGTTTCCCGAACCAGATGTCCGGCGGACAGCAGCAGCGTGTTGCTGTGGCCCGTGCCCTTGTCATGAATCCTGAAGTTCTTCTTCTTGATGAACCGCTGTCCAATTTGGATGCGAAGCTGCGCGAAAGCGTCCGCGTGGAACTCCGTGACATCCAGAAGAAGATGGGGCTTTCCACGATTTATGTCACCCATGACCAGTCGGAAGCTCTTTCCATGTCGGACATGATTGTCGTCCTTAAAGGCGGCGTCGTCCATCAGACAGGATCGCCCCAGGAGATCTACTTTGAACCGAAAACGCCGTTCGTGGCGGACTTCATCGGCACGACAAACCTCCTCAGCGTAAAAGGGCTGGGAGAAAATACTGTTTCTTACGGAAACGACAGAATTCCCACTACGAAGAGCGTAAATGCAGGGCAGGAATACTGCCTGAGCATCCGTCCCGAATGTCTGAAGTTGGTGAAAGAGGCCGTTGACGGGCAGGTGAATGTAAAAGTCACCATTCAAAATAAAATGTTCCTTGGAGAAAAAATCCGCTACTTTGTCAATGACAGTCTTGGCAAGGAATGGATTATCGATATTTACGACCCCGGCAGGGCGATCCTGGAAGGCGAAGCATATGCCGCTTTCCCCTTTGAAAAGGCATGGCTCATTGAAGATCTGACGGATTGA
- a CDS encoding ABC transporter permease: MNEKESGREHTGIAAEMKVLLREPPLLIGILAVFLLFAVFIIYPFVKILLVPTSADWMRAVTDKEFIEVFSHTIFSSFVATATAIVFGFIFAYGVNYTNMPCKRFFQVVALLPTMAPSVVSGLAFIMLFGRRGFITWEMLHLKVDLYGPVGLWAAQTIAFFPLAYITISGVLKNISPNLELAAQNLGAKGWYLFRTVTLRLATPGLASAFLLVGINSLADFGNPMLVGGNYHVLATEAYTQVTGAWDLPMGATLSVFLVIPTLIVFFVQRYYLEKNSYVTVTGKPVAGLIRVTAGPAATWCFFTFCMLLSLGILMIIGVVVLFAFTVSFGADYTFTLEYFKEGVINSNVMVNSWVASMSTAAISTVFGIALAFLVLRKKFPGRTVMDFLAMLPVSLPGTFIGLAMILAFNDGPLEMTGTLAIIILGMALRQLPVGYRQAVAGLKQIEGSLEQASTNLGAGSFTTFRKIVLPMLKNSLSVSFVYAFMRSMNTLSTVIFLVSPEWNLASINIMSLANQGFLPTASATAVGIMLVIYLTFGVVKLILRDKINIFDL; encoded by the coding sequence ATGAATGAAAAAGAGTCCGGCCGCGAACACACCGGAATCGCAGCGGAGATGAAAGTACTTCTTCGGGAGCCGCCGCTTCTCATCGGTATTCTTGCCGTATTCCTTCTGTTTGCCGTATTTATTATTTATCCTTTTGTGAAAATTCTTCTCGTTCCGACATCGGCAGACTGGATGCGCGCCGTCACGGATAAGGAGTTCATCGAGGTATTCAGCCACACGATCTTCTCGTCCTTTGTTGCTACGGCGACGGCTATCGTTTTCGGATTCATTTTCGCTTACGGCGTGAATTACACGAATATGCCGTGCAAGCGTTTCTTTCAGGTGGTGGCTCTGCTTCCTACCATGGCGCCGTCCGTTGTCAGCGGTCTGGCATTCATCATGCTTTTCGGCCGCCGCGGCTTTATTACATGGGAAATGCTTCATTTGAAGGTGGATCTTTACGGACCTGTCGGACTTTGGGCAGCGCAGACTATCGCTTTTTTCCCGCTGGCGTACATTACTATTTCGGGTGTCTTGAAAAATATCAGTCCGAATTTGGAACTGGCGGCACAGAACCTGGGGGCGAAAGGGTGGTACCTTTTCCGTACGGTGACCCTCAGACTGGCTACACCGGGGCTGGCAAGCGCGTTCCTCCTGGTCGGTATCAACTCATTGGCGGACTTTGGCAACCCCATGCTGGTCGGCGGTAATTATCATGTCCTGGCCACGGAAGCATACACACAGGTCACCGGTGCCTGGGATCTTCCCATGGGCGCCACGCTTTCCGTATTCCTTGTCATTCCGACACTCATTGTTTTCTTTGTACAGCGGTATTATCTGGAAAAGAACTCTTACGTTACCGTTACGGGAAAGCCCGTGGCAGGCCTCATCCGTGTGACGGCGGGACCGGCGGCAACATGGTGTTTCTTTACTTTCTGCATGCTTCTCAGCTTGGGCATCCTTATGATTATCGGTGTGGTCGTGCTTTTTGCCTTTACCGTTTCTTTCGGTGCGGATTACACCTTCACTCTTGAGTATTTCAAAGAAGGCGTCATCAACTCCAATGTCATGGTGAACTCCTGGGTGGCATCCATGTCCACGGCGGCAATCAGCACGGTCTTCGGCATTGCTCTGGCGTTTCTGGTGCTCCGTAAAAAATTCCCGGGAAGAACAGTTATGGATTTCCTTGCCATGCTTCCCGTCTCTCTGCCGGGGACGTTTATCGGTCTTGCCATGATTCTCGCCTTTAATGACGGACCGCTTGAAATGACGGGTACGCTTGCTATTATCATTCTCGGTATGGCCCTCCGCCAGCTGCCGGTAGGATATCGGCAGGCCGTGGCGGGGCTGAAACAGATTGAAGGCTCTTTAGAGCAGGCGTCTACCAACTTAGGGGCAGGCAGCTTCACGACTTTCCGGAAAATTGTGCTGCCTATGCTGAAAAATTCACTTTCTGTCAGCTTTGTATACGCGTTTATGCGTTCCATGAACACCTTAAGCACCGTTATTTTCCTCGTGTCACCGGAATGGAACTTGGCATCCATCAATATCATGAGCCTGGCAAATCAGGGATTCCTCCCGACTGCCAGCGCCACTGCCGTAGGCATCATGCTTGTTATTTACCTGACTTTCGGTGTGGTGAAACTGATACTCCGTGACAAGATCAATATCTTTGATTTATAA
- a CDS encoding ABC transporter substrate-binding protein, with product MKWKALAACTLAGLALIAAGCGGGDKAAAGGAKAGGQDLKGKKLVMYVSFHEDTAKELADLFKKQTGADVSFIRLPTGEALARITAEKDAPKADIWLGGTADAHAKAAADGLLEAYKSKNAKMIMPEYQDKDGFWYGTYLEVLAIGYNEKRFNEEFKPKGVAAPTTLQDLLKPEFKGEIIMPDPRKSGTGNTFISSVLQNMGEEKGWEYLKALKPQVAQFTPSGFTPGQKAGAGEYLIAVNFISDQNLVSAKGQKLVSTIYDQAGWTVCPVGKIKNKVNEDVAKAFIDFVLTKEAGDILVKTTNGIACNPEVAPPQGMKPLKELPLFKTYDLVKAGADKQKNCDTFFAE from the coding sequence ATGAAATGGAAGGCTCTTGCTGCATGCACCCTGGCCGGATTGGCGTTGATTGCTGCCGGCTGCGGCGGCGGTGACAAGGCGGCTGCAGGCGGTGCGAAAGCGGGCGGTCAGGATCTGAAAGGCAAGAAGTTGGTGATGTATGTGTCTTTCCATGAAGACACGGCGAAAGAACTGGCGGATCTGTTTAAGAAGCAGACCGGTGCAGATGTAAGCTTCATCCGTCTGCCGACCGGGGAAGCTCTTGCCCGTATCACGGCAGAAAAAGACGCACCGAAAGCGGATATCTGGCTCGGCGGAACGGCGGACGCCCATGCGAAAGCGGCGGCTGACGGACTTCTGGAAGCTTATAAATCCAAGAATGCCAAAATGATCATGCCTGAATACCAGGACAAAGACGGTTTCTGGTATGGCACGTATCTGGAAGTTTTGGCAATCGGCTACAATGAAAAACGTTTCAATGAAGAATTTAAACCGAAAGGCGTCGCCGCTCCGACGACACTGCAGGATCTTCTGAAACCTGAATTCAAAGGGGAAATTATTATGCCTGATCCCCGTAAATCCGGTACAGGCAACACCTTTATCAGTTCCGTTCTCCAGAATATGGGAGAAGAAAAGGGCTGGGAATACCTGAAAGCGCTGAAACCGCAGGTGGCGCAGTTCACTCCTTCCGGATTTACACCGGGACAGAAAGCCGGCGCCGGCGAATATCTTATCGCCGTCAATTTTATTTCCGATCAGAATCTGGTCAGCGCCAAGGGACAGAAACTGGTGAGCACCATTTACGATCAGGCAGGCTGGACAGTATGTCCCGTAGGCAAGATTAAGAACAAAGTCAATGAAGATGTGGCGAAAGCGTTTATTGATTTTGTCCTTACCAAAGAAGCGGGAGATATCCTTGTAAAGACGACGAACGGCATTGCCTGCAATCCGGAAGTGGCTCCGCCCCAGGGCATGAAGCCGCTGAAAGAGCTGCCGCTGTTCAAGACTTATGATTTGGTCAAGGCGGGCGCCGATAAACAGAAGAACTGCGATACATTCTTTGCTGAATAA
- a CDS encoding transglycosylase domain-containing protein codes for MRNSEIRRQHKEKSSTVKKIFLFLFIIVFIAGAGAAAGFFLSVSSGLPDISANIAPDASSRIYDAKGRLITTVHAEENRLPVSIDEVPANLQNAFIAVEDNRFYEHHGVDPIGIIRAVFRNIISGNATAQGGSTITQQLARNAFLSQEQTLKRKLLEAFLALKIERQYTKKEILEMYMNQIYFGQGCYGIQTASKVYFGKDVKDLSLAQCALIAGLPNSPNYYSPFHSVEAAKQRQSIVLDQMVKYGYITESEAAAAKEADIHLARPQEQRGTDSVASYFVNYVIHLISEKYDSDAIYKEGLQIYTTLDLDLQKEAEAALKKNLPNAYTDDKKLTQPQGALVSIEVGTGYVRAMVGGRGQDHFNRAVQMTRQPGSAFKPFVYLTAFANKVTPFDILSNETKDFGGGWIPKNYGGTSGGSVTVMEALVKSMNIPTVHLADQVGMGKIIQTAKNVGISTLVTEGEYSDTNLATALGGLTYGVSVWDMAKAYSVFANGGKLVEPTVIMKVVDRNGKVLEDHSGAPESTQVVDEASAWTLTSVLEEVISRGTGGNAYIGRPSAGKTGTTDDEHDAWFVGYTPDLSTAVWIGDDASTNAGYTGGTIPAAIWRDYMYEAESGYTVKNFEIPASVRSSMEKARAARAKQEAEAAEKKKKEEAEKTKKALKDKVKSAGNKLLDRISGRSAEKSGEKQ; via the coding sequence ATGAGAAATTCTGAAATTCGCAGACAGCATAAAGAAAAATCTTCCACGGTAAAAAAGATTTTTCTTTTTCTTTTCATTATCGTTTTTATTGCAGGCGCCGGGGCGGCGGCAGGTTTCTTTCTGTCGGTGAGCAGCGGGCTTCCGGATATTTCCGCAAATATTGCACCGGATGCGTCGTCCCGCATTTATGATGCCAAGGGGCGGCTTATTACTACGGTTCACGCCGAGGAAAACCGTCTCCCCGTGTCCATTGATGAAGTGCCGGCTAATTTACAAAACGCATTTATTGCGGTAGAGGATAACCGTTTTTATGAACATCACGGCGTGGATCCTATCGGTATCATCCGTGCCGTTTTCAGAAATATCATCAGCGGCAATGCCACGGCGCAGGGGGGGAGCACCATTACGCAGCAGCTGGCGCGAAACGCTTTCCTTTCGCAGGAACAGACGCTGAAACGCAAGCTGCTGGAGGCTTTTCTTGCTTTAAAGATAGAGCGGCAGTATACCAAAAAAGAAATTCTGGAAATGTATATGAACCAGATTTATTTCGGACAGGGCTGTTATGGTATCCAGACGGCATCTAAAGTGTATTTTGGAAAAGATGTGAAGGATTTGTCTCTTGCCCAGTGCGCGCTCATAGCGGGTCTTCCGAACAGTCCGAATTATTACTCTCCGTTCCACAGTGTAGAAGCGGCAAAACAGCGGCAGTCCATCGTTCTTGATCAGATGGTGAAGTACGGGTACATTACCGAGAGTGAGGCCGCTGCGGCAAAAGAAGCGGATATCCATCTGGCCCGGCCCCAGGAACAGCGGGGAACGGATAGTGTGGCGTCTTATTTTGTAAATTATGTCATTCACTTGATCAGCGAAAAGTATGATTCCGATGCGATCTACAAAGAGGGCCTGCAGATTTACACTACGCTGGATCTTGATTTGCAGAAGGAAGCGGAAGCGGCCCTGAAGAAAAATCTTCCTAATGCCTATACCGATGATAAGAAATTGACACAGCCTCAAGGCGCCCTTGTTTCCATAGAAGTGGGAACGGGATACGTCCGCGCTATGGTGGGCGGCCGCGGGCAGGATCACTTTAACCGCGCTGTACAGATGACCCGCCAGCCGGGTTCGGCTTTTAAACCTTTTGTCTATCTGACGGCATTTGCAAACAAAGTAACGCCTTTCGACATTCTTAGTAATGAAACGAAAGATTTCGGCGGCGGCTGGATACCAAAGAATTACGGAGGCACTTCCGGCGGCAGCGTAACCGTCATGGAAGCGCTTGTGAAGTCCATGAATATACCTACGGTCCATCTGGCGGATCAGGTAGGCATGGGAAAAATTATTCAGACGGCAAAAAATGTGGGGATTTCCACCTTAGTTACCGAGGGTGAATACAGTGATACGAACTTGGCAACAGCTCTCGGTGGTCTGACTTACGGCGTATCCGTCTGGGATATGGCAAAAGCATACAGCGTGTTTGCAAACGGCGGCAAACTGGTGGAACCGACGGTCATTATGAAAGTTGTCGACCGCAATGGAAAGGTGCTTGAAGATCATTCCGGCGCGCCGGAAAGTACGCAGGTCGTTGATGAAGCCTCGGCATGGACATTGACGAGCGTGCTGGAAGAAGTCATCTCCCGCGGGACCGGCGGAAATGCGTATATCGGACGGCCGTCGGCAGGCAAGACGGGGACTACTGATGATGAACATGACGCATGGTTTGTCGGATATACGCCGGATCTTTCCACGGCGGTCTGGATCGGCGATGACGCGTCCACCAATGCGGGGTATACCGGCGGCACCATTCCGGCGGCGATCTGGCGCGATTATATGTACGAAGCGGAAAGCGGTTATACCGTGAAGAACTTCGAAATTCCTGCTTCCGTAAGAAGCAGTATGGAAAAAGCAAGGGCCGCGCGGGCGAAGCAGGAAGCGGAAGCGGCGGAAAAGAAGAAAAAGGAAGAAGCGGAGAAAACGAAAAAAGCATTGAAGGATAAAGTGAAATCCGCGGGGAATAAACTTCTTGACAGGATTTCGGGCCGATCGGCAGAAAAGTCCGGGGAAAAACAGTAA
- the nrdD gene encoding anaerobic ribonucleoside-triphosphate reductase, with translation MQQGNEENVIVRTNVIKRNGQEVTFDITKIINAIGKANHEVAGIHQMNNFQIRAIADNIAKKISNYPHAANVEDIQDMVETGIMEMRGYEVAQKYVRYRYKREISRKSNTTDDGILSLIELNNEEVKQENSNKNPVINSTQRDYMAGEVSKDLTRRLLLPEEIVKAHDEGIIHFHDADYFAQKEHNCDLINLEDMLQNGTVISQTMIEKPHSFFTACNVTTQIVAQVASNQYGGQSFTLSHLAPFVDISRQKIKKEVIEERKLTGESMNDEIISKIVEARLHEEIKSGIQTIQYQLITLMTCNGQAPFVTMFMYLDEVPEGRTRDDLAMIIKEVLLQRMKGVKNEKGVWITPAFPKLIYVLDEDNIHDDSPYYELTKLAAECTAKRLVPDYISAKIMKEYKNGDVYPCMGCRSFLTPDTEGLGKNGEHKYYGRFNQGVVTLNLVDVACSAEGNMDEFWKILEDRLELCHRALRCRHERLLGTISDVAPILWQHGALARLKKGEAIDKLLFNNYSTISLGYAGLYEMCVRMLGVSHTTEEGKAFGMKVMQKLNDKCAEWKAAEHISYSVYGTPMESTTYKFAKCLQKRFGMIPGVTDKNYITNSYHVHVAEHIDAFHKLKFESDFQRLSPGGAISYIEVPNMQNNIPAVIAVMKYIYENIMYAELNTKSDYCMQCGYDGEIKIIDDENGKLIWECPNCGNHDQHTMSVARRTCGYIGTQFWNQGRTQEIKDRVLHL, from the coding sequence ATGCAGCAGGGAAATGAAGAGAACGTCATCGTCCGCACAAATGTCATCAAAAGAAACGGACAGGAAGTCACTTTCGATATCACGAAAATCATCAACGCTATCGGCAAAGCCAATCATGAAGTCGCCGGCATCCATCAGATGAATAATTTCCAGATACGTGCGATTGCGGATAATATCGCGAAGAAAATTTCCAATTATCCCCACGCGGCCAATGTCGAAGATATCCAGGATATGGTAGAAACGGGCATCATGGAAATGCGCGGCTATGAAGTGGCCCAGAAATACGTCCGTTATCGTTATAAACGCGAAATTTCCCGCAAGAGCAATACCACCGATGACGGTATTCTTTCTCTGATCGAACTTAATAATGAAGAAGTAAAACAGGAAAACTCCAATAAAAATCCTGTCATCAATTCTACCCAGCGCGACTATATGGCCGGCGAGGTATCCAAAGACCTCACGCGCCGCCTTCTTCTTCCTGAAGAAATCGTCAAGGCGCATGATGAAGGCATCATTCACTTCCATGATGCCGACTATTTCGCGCAGAAAGAACATAACTGCGATCTCATTAACCTGGAAGACATGCTCCAGAACGGTACTGTCATCAGCCAGACGATGATTGAAAAACCCCATTCTTTCTTCACCGCCTGCAATGTAACGACCCAGATTGTTGCCCAGGTGGCGTCCAACCAGTACGGCGGCCAGTCCTTTACGCTTTCTCACCTTGCGCCCTTCGTCGATATCAGCCGTCAGAAAATCAAAAAGGAAGTCATTGAAGAACGGAAGCTGACCGGCGAATCCATGAATGATGAAATCATTTCCAAAATTGTTGAAGCCCGTCTCCATGAAGAGATCAAGAGCGGTATTCAGACAATCCAGTACCAGCTCATTACTCTGATGACCTGTAACGGCCAGGCTCCTTTCGTCACCATGTTCATGTATCTTGATGAAGTACCGGAAGGCCGCACCCGTGACGATCTCGCCATGATCATCAAAGAAGTCCTTCTCCAAAGAATGAAGGGAGTAAAGAATGAAAAAGGCGTATGGATCACACCAGCATTCCCGAAACTGATCTACGTCCTTGATGAAGATAATATCCATGATGACTCCCCCTACTATGAGCTGACGAAACTTGCTGCGGAATGCACAGCAAAACGTCTCGTCCCCGACTATATTTCCGCGAAAATCATGAAGGAATACAAAAACGGCGACGTATACCCCTGCATGGGCTGCCGCAGCTTCCTCACCCCCGACACGGAAGGTCTTGGTAAAAATGGCGAGCATAAATATTACGGCCGTTTCAACCAGGGCGTTGTCACACTGAATCTGGTAGACGTAGCCTGCTCGGCAGAAGGAAATATGGATGAATTCTGGAAAATCCTTGAAGACCGTCTCGAACTTTGCCACCGGGCTCTCCGCTGCCGTCACGAAAGACTTCTGGGCACCATTTCCGACGTAGCCCCCATCCTCTGGCAGCACGGCGCTCTTGCCCGTCTGAAAAAAGGCGAAGCCATCGATAAACTGCTCTTCAATAATTACAGCACCATTTCCCTCGGCTACGCAGGCCTCTATGAAATGTGCGTAAGAATGCTGGGCGTTTCCCACACCACGGAAGAAGGCAAAGCATTCGGCATGAAAGTTATGCAGAAGCTGAACGATAAGTGCGCCGAATGGAAAGCCGCCGAACATATCAGTTACTCCGTCTACGGCACTCCGATGGAATCCACCACTTATAAGTTTGCCAAATGCCTCCAGAAACGTTTCGGCATGATCCCCGGCGTCACGGATAAAAACTACATCACCAACAGTTACCATGTCCATGTGGCCGAACATATCGACGCTTTCCATAAACTGAAATTTGAATCCGATTTCCAGCGGCTCTCCCCGGGCGGCGCGATTTCCTACATCGAAGTGCCGAATATGCAGAACAACATCCCCGCTGTCATTGCCGTCATGAAGTACATCTATGAAAACATCATGTATGCGGAGCTGAATACCAAGAGCGACTACTGCATGCAGTGCGGCTACGACGGAGAGATCAAGATTATTGATGATGAAAACGGCAAACTCATCTGGGAATGCCCGAACTGCGGCAACCACGACCAGCACACCATGTCCGTGGCAAGAAGGACATGCGGATATATCGGCACCCAGTTCTGGAACCAGGGCCGCACACAGGAAATCAAAGACAGAGTCCTCCACCTTTAA
- the nrdG gene encoding anaerobic ribonucleoside-triphosphate reductase activating protein, whose protein sequence is MNYAGIKEYDIANGPGIRFSLFVSGCTHHCRGCFNPDTWSFHYGKPFTKETEDYIIRQLGQDCYQGMTLLGGEPMEPVNQKGLLPLVKRFKETYPEKDLWCFSGYLFDKEILGHFAKIMPETMELLKYIDILVDGEFVLAKKDITLLFKGSSNQRTIDVQKSLQAGELHFWNPGDTSMSKMTKI, encoded by the coding sequence ATGAACTACGCCGGAATCAAAGAATATGATATCGCCAACGGGCCGGGCATCCGCTTTTCCCTTTTCGTTTCCGGCTGCACCCACCACTGCAGAGGCTGTTTCAATCCGGATACATGGTCTTTTCACTACGGCAAGCCCTTCACGAAAGAAACGGAAGACTACATCATCAGACAATTGGGGCAGGACTGCTACCAGGGCATGACTCTCCTCGGCGGCGAGCCCATGGAGCCGGTCAACCAAAAGGGACTTCTGCCCTTGGTGAAACGATTCAAGGAAACCTATCCGGAAAAAGATCTCTGGTGCTTCTCCGGCTATCTTTTCGATAAGGAAATACTCGGTCATTTCGCAAAGATTATGCCTGAAACAATGGAGCTTCTAAAATATATAGACATCCTTGTGGACGGCGAATTTGTCCTCGCGAAAAAAGATATCACCCTTCTCTTCAAAGGCTCTTCCAACCAGCGGACAATCGATGTGCAGAAATCTCTCCAAGCGGGAGAACTGCATTTTTGGAATCCGGGAGACACAAGTATGTCAAAAATGACAAAAATTTAA
- a CDS encoding TonB-dependent receptor → MKKSGVLGLAVLLALAGGTAHAAGVYELEGVVVTATKIEESTEKVPASISVVTAKEIKDRGYQSVAQALGQEPGVYLSPVANGGISLRGFASSDILVLVDGQPVNSGWNGSVDWTMIPVENIKKIEVLRGAASSLYGGRATGGVISITTNTHEEGVHGNMTLSYGSSSTTKQVYDVSVRKDKWDIGAGYEKRKTDGWRGYYVDSRVSGSTENIPQFDAGNLPIDGRGRVILGGRGEKAWTSESYHAKLTYHFNDDKSLTYSYLHTDHKYSYEHPFTLIKDASGKSIFYGSVVYPNGKGIDFAPGDFLGYVGAKEWGMHNIFYDDNKNRFHVHAGYTDIKKDGYSSAGGDDAWLPMTEEETYAWNGEGVQSFYPSKTKDFDLNKTWELGSHTLIGGLAYRANSFDQTRYNLAHYKDHGSKINAYEKHRGKDESLSAYFQDKWQASEKFAVYAGLRFDRYKKYGGHHEFLTTGYVKDDEEGIYNAWSPKLSLEYLMGNDTTVYASYGHSFTPPILYQVYRSERSPIKIVNGVPTASTRGSLPNPDLDPEQTDTYELGLKKKWKDTTANIAVYKADTKDAIRYFSTGKASTYKGVFYKKGYSQYRNFGKAKKKGFEFSATHQFSDKVSGYLNYAWETESIDGEHNWDIPKHLIHFGAEFTDKRWDILADAQYVSARQEPDAATGVYYSAGKFFIASLSANYSFTKNTTAQFYIYNLFDKVIYDSEAASGRTYTLTLRHSF, encoded by the coding sequence ATGAAAAAATCAGGGGTTTTAGGGCTGGCGGTATTGCTTGCCCTGGCAGGCGGCACGGCTCATGCGGCCGGTGTTTATGAGTTGGAAGGAGTTGTCGTTACAGCGACTAAAATTGAAGAGTCCACGGAAAAAGTGCCGGCCAGTATATCTGTGGTAACGGCAAAGGAAATTAAAGACCGCGGTTATCAAAGTGTAGCCCAGGCATTGGGGCAGGAACCGGGGGTTTACCTGTCGCCTGTAGCAAATGGCGGGATTTCCCTTCGCGGTTTCGCATCCAGCGATATCCTTGTCCTGGTAGATGGACAGCCTGTCAATTCCGGTTGGAACGGTTCTGTAGACTGGACGATGATCCCTGTGGAAAATATAAAGAAGATTGAAGTGCTCCGCGGTGCGGCTTCTTCCCTTTACGGCGGCCGTGCGACAGGCGGCGTCATTTCGATTACGACAAATACCCATGAGGAAGGGGTTCATGGGAATATGACGCTTTCTTACGGAAGCAGCAGTACGACAAAACAGGTTTATGATGTATCTGTCCGTAAAGATAAATGGGATATCGGTGCAGGGTATGAAAAACGTAAAACTGACGGTTGGCGGGGATATTATGTGGATTCCCGCGTATCAGGCAGTACGGAAAATATACCGCAATTTGATGCGGGTAATTTACCTATTGACGGCCGCGGCAGGGTCATCCTTGGGGGACGCGGCGAAAAAGCGTGGACTTCTGAAAGTTACCATGCCAAGCTGACCTATCATTTCAATGATGACAAGTCTTTGACTTATTCCTACCTTCATACGGATCATAAATACAGTTATGAGCATCCCTTCACTTTGATTAAGGATGCTTCTGGAAAGAGCATTTTCTATGGCAGCGTTGTTTACCCCAACGGGAAAGGTATAGATTTTGCACCGGGTGATTTTCTCGGATATGTGGGTGCAAAAGAATGGGGTATGCACAATATTTTTTATGATGATAATAAAAACCGGTTTCATGTCCATGCAGGATATACAGATATCAAAAAAGACGGCTACAGCAGTGCCGGCGGAGATGATGCGTGGCTGCCCATGACGGAAGAGGAGACTTATGCGTGGAATGGGGAAGGAGTACAGTCTTTTTATCCGAGCAAGACAAAAGATTTTGATTTGAATAAAACCTGGGAATTGGGGTCCCATACCCTGATCGGCGGCTTGGCATACAGGGCAAATTCTTTTGACCAAACGAGATACAATCTGGCCCATTACAAAGATCACGGCAGTAAAATAAATGCTTATGAAAAACATCGCGGTAAAGACGAATCCCTGTCTGCTTATTTCCAGGATAAATGGCAGGCTTCTGAAAAATTTGCCGTTTACGCAGGACTCCGTTTTGACCGCTACAAGAAATATGGCGGCCATCATGAATTCCTTACGACCGGTTATGTGAAGGACGATGAAGAAGGTATTTATAATGCATGGAGCCCGAAATTATCCTTAGAATACCTTATGGGAAATGATACCACTGTATATGCAAGTTATGGACATTCCTTCACGCCGCCTATACTCTACCAGGTATATCGTTCTGAAAGATCACCCATCAAGATTGTCAATGGCGTGCCTACGGCTTCTACAAGGGGATCTTTGCCCAATCCCGATCTTGACCCGGAACAGACGGATACGTATGAACTGGGATTGAAGAAAAAATGGAAAGACACCACTGCGAATATTGCTGTCTACAAAGCGGATACGAAAGATGCTATCCGTTATTTCTCCACGGGCAAAGCATCTACTTACAAGGGGGTATTCTATAAAAAAGGTTATTCCCAGTACAGGAACTTTGGCAAGGCAAAGAAAAAAGGCTTCGAGTTCAGTGCTACCCATCAATTCTCCGATAAGGTAAGCGGCTATTTGAATTATGCATGGGAAACGGAATCCATTGATGGCGAACATAACTGGGATATTCCGAAACACCTTATCCACTTCGGCGCGGAGTTTACCGATAAGAGATGGGATATTCTTGCTGATGCCCAGTATGTCAGCGCACGCCAGGAACCTGATGCGGCGACAGGCGTGTACTACTCTGCGGGAAAATTCTTCATCGCCAGCTTATCGGCCAATTACAGTTTCACGAAGAACACCACCGCCCAATTCTATATTTACAATCTTTTCGACAAAGTGATTTATGACAGCGAAGCGGCAAGCGGAAGAACGTACACCCTTACGTTGCGTCATTCTTTTTAA